From the Psychrobacillus sp. FSL K6-4046 genome, one window contains:
- the jag gene encoding RNA-binding cell elongation regulator Jag/EloR has translation MKQITQTAPTKEEAINVALKKLEVSREDVSITVVEEGKKGFFGFLSKPAVVEVTVLKKENPVDQVLEEKIVEEVIEQPVLDNTSTLEEVKETIEVTEAPNNDQAIAETKQYLETIAKELEIDDLVIDETREGKYIYLHLNSEKAALLIGKRGQTLNALENLSQLVANKFSNSFILIRLDVGNYRERRQEALEQLAERMADKAVRTGQPIELEPMSSSERKIIHNALSLRVDIETYSVGNEPNRYLVIESIK, from the coding sequence ATGAAGCAGATTACACAGACTGCACCTACAAAAGAGGAAGCTATAAACGTTGCACTTAAAAAACTTGAAGTATCGAGAGAAGATGTGTCAATTACCGTAGTGGAAGAAGGGAAAAAAGGCTTTTTTGGATTTTTATCTAAGCCTGCAGTTGTTGAAGTAACTGTTTTAAAAAAGGAAAACCCAGTCGATCAGGTCTTGGAAGAAAAAATAGTAGAGGAAGTAATCGAACAGCCGGTTTTAGATAATACCTCTACATTAGAAGAAGTAAAAGAAACTATAGAAGTCACTGAAGCACCAAATAATGATCAAGCGATAGCTGAAACAAAACAGTATCTTGAAACAATCGCTAAGGAATTGGAGATTGACGATTTAGTAATTGATGAAACAAGAGAGGGTAAGTACATTTATCTTCATTTAAACAGTGAAAAGGCTGCCTTATTAATAGGAAAAAGAGGCCAAACATTAAATGCACTGGAAAACCTATCTCAATTAGTTGCAAACAAATTCTCAAATTCCTTTATCCTTATTAGGTTGGACGTTGGTAACTACCGTGAAAGAAGACAAGAAGCATTAGAACAGTTAGCAGAACGAATGGCTGACAAAGCAGTGCGTACTGGTCAACCTATAGAATTAGAACCGATGTCTTCTTCTGAGAGAAAGATTATTCATAATGCTTTATCCCTAAGAGTAGACATTGAAACTTATTCAGTCGGTAATGAACCAAATAGATATTTAGTGATTGAATCAATAAAATAA